The following proteins are encoded in a genomic region of Coffea eugenioides isolate CCC68of chromosome 6, Ceug_1.0, whole genome shotgun sequence:
- the LOC113775445 gene encoding AAA-ATPase At5g57480-like produces the protein MKEFWTTLASVMGVWAFFQSILHTVFPPELRFASLKLFHRFSNWFSAYCYYDITEIDGVNTNELYNAVQLYLSSSASITGNRLSLTRGLNSSAITFGLSNNDRLMDNYEGVTVLWEHIVTQRQAQTFSWRPLPEEKRGFTLRVKKKDKSVILGSYLDFVMEKASEIRRNNQDRLLYTNSRGGSLDSRGHPWESVPFKHPSTFDTLAMDPIKKAEIMADLKDFANGEAFYQRTGRAWKRGYLLYGPPGTGKSSMIAAMANFLGYDIYDLELTEVHTNSELRKLLMKTSSKSIIVIEDIDCSINLTNRKKSGGAANSGGARSNNFDVSPPGTSNGGEEGGNSITLSGLLNFTDGLWSCCGSERIFVFTTNHIEKLDPALLRSGRMDMHVFMSYCSFPALKILLKNYLGYNDGDLERDLEEEFKQVMDKAEMTPADISEVLIKNRRDKERAVWELLEALKLRAEKKSRGLNGTVVEDEEQEKRALDSPKEQEEEEEDDDGELQESCNKCDQNNDDQKNN, from the coding sequence atgaaggaattttggACAACTCTAGCATCAGTAATGGGGGTATGGGCATTTTTCCAAAGCATTCTCCACACAGTTTTCCCACCGGAGCTTCGTTTTGCATCCCTCAAACTCTTCCACCGCTTCTCCAATTGGTTCTCAGCCTACTGCTACTATGACATCACAGAAATCGACGGCGTCAACACCAACGAACTCTACAACGCCGTCCAGCTGTACCTCAGCAGCTCCGCTTCCATCACCGGCAACCGCCTGAGCCTCACTCGCGGGCTCAACTCCAGCGCCATCACCTTCGGGCTGTCCAACAACGACCGCCTCATGGACAACTACGAGGGCGTGACGGTTCTGTGGGAACACATAGTCACGCAGAGACAAGCCCAGACATTTTCTTGGCGGCCGTTGCCCGAAGAAAAGCGGGGCTTCACTTTGCGCGTGAAGAAGAAGGATAAGTCGGTTATTCTGGGATCTTACCTAGATTTTGTCATGGAAAAAGCTAGCGAAATACGTAGGAATAATCAAGATCGGTTGCTTTACACCAATTCACGTGGAGGGTCACTTGACTCCCGAGGCCATCCTTGGGAGTCCGTACCCTTTAAGCATCCTAGCACTTTTGACACGCTAGCTATGGATCCGATCAAAAAGGCCGAAATCATGGCTGATCTTAAAGATTTTGCTAATGGGGAAGCATTTTATCAGAGGACTGGCCGGGCTTGGAAGAGGGGATATTTGTTGTACGGACCACCTGGGACGGGGAAGTCTAGCATGATTGCTGCAATGGCAAATTTCTTGGGGTATGACATTTACGATCTGGAGTTGACTGAGGTGCATACCAATTCGGAGCTGAGGAAATTGTTGATGAAAACCAGTTCAAAATCCATTATTGTGATTGAAGATATTGATTGTTCAATTAATTTGACTAACAGGAAGAAGAGCGGAGGCGCTGCTAATTCTGGTGGTGCTAGGAGTAACAATTTTGACGTTTCGCCCCCGGGGACTAGTAATGGTGGGGAGGAGGGTGGGAATTCGATTACTCTTTCAGGGTTGTTGAATTTTACAGATGGATTGTGGTCTTGTTGTGGGAGCGAGAGGATATTTGTTTTCACTACCAATCATATCGAGAAGCTTGATCCTGCCTTGCTGAGGAGTGGGAGGATGGACATGCATGTCTTCATGAGTTACTGTTCTTTTCCGGCATtgaagattctcttgaagaATTATTTGGGGTACAATGATGGCGATTTGGAGAGGGATTTGGAGGAAGAGTTCAAACAAGTGATGGATAAGGCTGAAATGACACCGGCAGATATAAGTGAGGTGTTGATTAAGAACAGGCGTGACAAGGAAAGAGCTGTTTGGGAGCTTTTGGAGGCTTTGAAGCTGAGGGCAGAGAAGAAAtcaagggggttgaatggtacAGTGGTGGAAGATGAGGAGCAGGAGAAAAGGGCTTTGGATAGTCCAAAAgaacaagaggaagaagaagaagatgatgatggtgAATTGCAAGAAAGTTGTAACAAATGTGATCAGAATAATGATGATCAGAAGAACAATTAA
- the LOC113773379 gene encoding protein YIPF6 homolog: protein MSRNPDSDTIPLHSTSQSDIDEIENLINSQPYPSSVLPARPPSPPRASIPISSSPLPPPAPPLSSSSNSTKPIPVPPAAAKLPPLPPSANTRSNGTSNVGGSSSIAAAGFGPAPNTLTEPVWDTVKRDLSRIVSNLKLVVFPNPYREDPGKALRDWDLWGPFFFIVFLGLTLSWSASVKKSEVFAVAFALLAAGAVILTLNVLLLGGHIIFFQSLSLLGYCLFPLDVGALICMLKDNVILKVVVVCVTLAWSSWAAYPFMSTAVNPRRKALALYPVFLMYVSVGFLIIAID from the exons ATGTCCCGCAATCCCGACAGCGACACCATTCCTCTTCACTCAACTTCTCAATCCGACATCGACGAGATCGAAAACCTCATCAATTCTCAGCCTTACCCTTCTTCCGTCCTCCCGGCTCGGCCCCCTTCTCCTCCACGCGCTTCCATCCCTATCTCCTCTTCCCCTCTGCCTCCCCCGGCCCCACCTCTCTCCTCTTCCTCCAATTCCACTAAGCCCATCCCCGTCCCTCCCGCTGCCGCCAAATTACCTCCATTGCCCCCGTCTGCCAACACCCGCTCTAATGGGACCAGTAATGTTGGTGGCTCGTCCAGTATTGCGGCTGCCGGGTTTGGTCCCGCTCCCAATACTCTAACCGAGCCCGTTTGGGACACCGTGAAAAGGGATCTGTCCAGAATCGTTAGTAATTTGAAATTGGTGGTTTTTCCTAACCCCTATAGGGAGGATCCGGGCAAGGCCTTGAGGGATTGGGATCTGTGGGGGCCTTTTTTCTTCATTGTCTTCTTGGGGCTTACCCTGTCTTGGTCTGCATCCGTTAAGAAG TCTGAGGTTTTCGCTGTTGCATTTGCACTACTTGCTGCAGGAGCTGTGATTTTGACATTGAATGTATTGCTGCTG GGCGGTCACATAATCTTCTTCCAGAGCCTGAGCCTTCTGGGTTATTGTCTATTCCCTCTGGATGTTGGTGCCTTAATCTGCATGTTGAAGGACAATGTGATTTTGAAGGTGGTTGTGGTGTGTGTTACTTTAGCTTGGAGTTCATGGGCTGCTTATCCATTCATGAGCACAGCAGTTAATCCTAGGAGGAAAGCTCTAGCACTCTACCCTGTGTTCCTCATGTATGTATCTGTCGGTTTTCTGATCATTGCAATCGATTAA